In Anguilla rostrata isolate EN2019 chromosome 1, ASM1855537v3, whole genome shotgun sequence, a genomic segment contains:
- the psmc6 gene encoding 26S proteasome regulatory subunit 10B yields the protein MADPREKALQDYRKKLLDHKEIDGRLKELREQLKELTKQYEKSENDLKALQSVGQIVGEVLKQLTEEKFIVKATNGPRYVVGCRRQLDKSKLKPGTRVALDMTTLTIMRYLPREVDPLVYNMSHEDPGSVSYSEIGGLSEQIRELREVIELPLTNPELFQRVGIIPPKGCLLYGPPGTGKTLLARAVASQLDCNFLKVVSSSIVDKYIGESARLIREMFNYARDHQPCIIFMDEIDAIGGRRFSEGTSADREIQRTLMELLNQMDGFDTLHRVKMIMATNRPDTLDPALLRPGRLDRKIHIELPNEQARLDILKIHSGPITKHGEIDYEAIVKLSDGFNGADLRNVCTEAGMFAIRADHEYVTQEDFMKAVRKVADSKKLESKLDYKPV from the exons ATGGCGGATCCCAGAGAGAAAGCCCTACAGGACTACAGGAAGAAATTACTTGACCACAAAGAAATTGACGGGCGTCTGAAAGAAC tgCGAGAACAACTAAAGGAACTCACAAAGCAATACGAGAAATCCGAAAATGACCTGAAAGCTTTGCAAAGTGTCGGACAG ATTGTCGGCGAAGTGCTGAAACAGTTAACAGAAGAGAAAT TTATTGTTAAAGCAACCAATGGTCCACGTTATGTTGTTGGCTGCCGTCGACAA CTGGATAAATCCAAACTCAAGCCTGGCACCAGAGTTGCCCTGGACATGACAACACTTACCATTATGAG GTACCTGCCCAGAGAGGTGGACCCCCTGGTGTACAATATGTCCCATGAAGACCCAGGCAGTGTCTCTTACTCAGAGATTGGGGGCTTGTCAGAGCAGATCCGTGAACTGCGAGAG GTGATCGAGTTGCCCCTGACAAACCCAGAGCTCTTCCAGAGAGTGGGTATCATCCCACCCAAGGGCTGTTTGCTGTATGGACCACCAG GCACTGGAAAGACCCTGTTGGCCAGAGCCGTTGCCAGTCAGCTTGACTGCAACTTCCTGAAG GTGGTGTCCAGCTCCATTGTGGACAAGTACATTGGAGAAAGTGCCAGGCTGATCAGGGAGATGTTCAACTATGCCAGGGATCACCAGCCCTGCATAATCTTCATGGATGAGATTGATGCCATTG GGGGCCGTCGTTTCTCTGAGGGAACGTCTGCTGATAGAGAGATTCAGAGGACACTGATGGAG CTTCTGAACCAGATGGATGGGTTTGATACTCTGCATAGGGTGAAGATGATCATGGCCACAAACCGGCCTGACACCCTGGACCCTGCCTTACTACGTCCAGGCAGGCTGGACCGCAAGATCC ACATTGAGCTACCGAATGAGCAAGCTCGCCTGGACATCCTGAAGATCCACTCTGGACCCATTACCAAGCATGGAGAAATAG ACTATGAAGCAATTGTGAAGCTGTCCGATGGTTTCAATGGAGCCGATTTGAGAAACGTGTGCACTGAAGCAG GCATGTTTGCAATCCGTGCTGATCACGAGTATGTAACTCAGGAAGATTTCATGAAGGCAGTGCGCAAAGTGGCAGATTCTAAGAAGCTGGAATCCAAACTGGACTACAAGCCAGTATAA
- the styx gene encoding serine/threonine/tyrosine-interacting protein, translated as MDGENKLNFPSLPASKEDQLDWAYPMRREMQEILPGLFLGPYSAAMKSKLPTLEKQGITHIVCVRQDIEANFIKPNFPLKFRYLVLDIADNPVENIIRYFPMTKEFIDGSLQSGGKVLVHGNAGISRSAALVIAYLMETFGVKYRDAFSHVQERRFCINPNVGFVHQLQEYEAIYLAKLTIKMMSPIQLGRSFSLQAGMPGSLKRTLEEDEDFGGMQVTAAQNG; from the exons ATGGACGGGGAAAATAAGCTTAATTTCCCGTCCCTACCTGCCTCTAAGGAGGACCAACTG GACTGGGCGTATCCAATGAGGCGAGAAATGCAG gaaatcTTACCTGGCCTGTTTTTAGGCCCTTATTCAGCTGCCATGAAGAGCAAG ctgCCCACCCTTGAAAAGCAGGGAATTACTCATATTGTTTGTGTCAGACAAGATATTGAAGCCAATTTCATAAAGCcaaattttccactgaaatttaG ATACCTTGTCTTAGATATTGCCGACAACCctgtggaaaatattattagGTATTTCCCAATG ACTAAAGAATTTATTGATGGAAGTTTACAGTCTGGAG GAAAGGTACTTGTTCATGGAAATGCAGGAATATCCAGAAG tgCTGCCTTAGTAATCGCCTACCTTATGGAAACATTTGGTGTAAAATACAG GGACGCGTTCAGCCATGTTCAGGAGAGGAGGTTCTGCATCAATCCCAACGTGGGCTTCGTGCATCAGCTGCAG GAGTATGAAGCAATCTACCTAGCCAAACTTACCATCAAGATGATGTCGCCAATCCAGCTGGGCCGTTCCTTCTCCTTGCAAGCTGGGATGCCAG GGAGCCTGAAGCGAACgctggaggaggacgaggactTTGGGGGCATGCAGGTCACAGCGGCGCAGAACGGATAG